A genome region from Pseudodesulfovibrio alkaliphilus includes the following:
- a CDS encoding PhoH family protein produces MAQKHFVLDTNVLIENPKCITALRNGQENQIYIPYTVLTELDGLKKDPRIGHIVSQAVQAILRDELVTIFPPDFALTLTDDVMDDRILKEILHMGPIEATLITNDRILQLKAKCFGIPSEEYRDSDPFRSESQRYTGFVEDDEDLVPNCFRWESGTPVFHGPEGPKAIAYTHEIWGVRPRSVYQNLALELMLAEGIDLVSIQSEAGYGKTFLSLAAALYLTLERKDNPFRKIYLVKPVVEIGAKMGYLPGDIEEKMLPYIKYIQDLLVKLHDIRPANRIFLNPEGDSFRLNPKKFEIQPVAFIRGMNIENAVVIVDEMQNLSRGETRALLTRMGEGVKCICLGDTRQVDNPYLNESNNGLNWTVKKLKGFKNYAHMVLKGDRSRGPITDIVLKSKL; encoded by the coding sequence ATGGCCCAAAAGCACTTTGTCCTCGACACCAACGTCCTCATTGAAAATCCCAAATGCATCACTGCCCTGCGAAACGGGCAGGAAAACCAGATATACATTCCCTACACCGTCCTCACCGAGCTGGACGGGCTGAAAAAAGACCCGCGTATCGGGCACATCGTCTCCCAGGCCGTCCAGGCCATTCTCCGCGACGAACTGGTCACCATCTTTCCGCCGGACTTTGCCCTGACCCTCACCGACGACGTGATGGACGACCGCATTCTCAAGGAAATCCTGCACATGGGGCCTATCGAGGCCACCCTGATCACCAACGACCGCATCCTCCAGCTCAAGGCCAAATGCTTTGGCATCCCCAGCGAGGAGTATCGGGATTCGGACCCCTTCCGCTCCGAATCCCAGCGCTACACCGGGTTTGTCGAGGACGACGAGGACCTGGTGCCCAACTGCTTCCGCTGGGAGAGCGGCACTCCGGTGTTTCACGGCCCGGAAGGGCCAAAGGCCATCGCCTACACCCACGAGATATGGGGCGTGAGGCCGCGCAGCGTGTACCAGAATCTCGCTCTGGAGCTCATGCTGGCCGAAGGCATCGACCTGGTCTCCATCCAGTCCGAGGCAGGATACGGCAAGACCTTCCTCTCCCTGGCCGCTGCCCTGTACCTGACCCTTGAGCGCAAGGACAATCCCTTCCGCAAGATCTATCTGGTCAAACCCGTGGTGGAGATCGGGGCCAAGATGGGGTATCTGCCCGGTGACATCGAAGAAAAGATGCTTCCGTATATCAAGTACATACAAGACCTTCTCGTCAAACTCCACGACATCCGCCCGGCCAACCGCATCTTCCTCAACCCGGAGGGGGACTCGTTTCGGCTCAACCCCAAGAAATTCGAGATCCAGCCCGTGGCCTTCATCCGGGGCATGAACATCGAAAACGCGGTGGTCATTGTGGACGAAATGCAAAACCTCTCGCGAGGCGAGACACGCGCCCTGCTCACCCGCATGGGCGAGGGAGTCAAGTGCATCTGCCTTGGCGACACCCGGCAGGTGGACAACCCCTATCTCAACGAGTCCAACAACGGCCTCAACTGGACGGTGAAAAAGCTCAAAGGATTCAAGAACTACGCCCATATGGTCCTCAAGGGCGACCGCTCACGCGGCCCCATCACGGACATAGTGCTCAAGTCCAAGCTCTAG
- a CDS encoding CDP-glycerol glycerophosphotransferase family protein, with amino-acid sequence MSEVNERGAIARTTKTSPRDPDRHVFIGQKDGQFLGNAKHLFLHFATQRPEVPVHFLSRRRDVCKMLGEAGLPALFFPSDEAIQTLAAAGTIVVDTFDFRHAPYEPLVRDARLIQLWHGVGFKKIGFMERDSRVPGNYEAAELERLYSGYDTVITTSPFYANEVFAKAFQARCVAPLGYPRTDVLFRRPGKLDLLNADYDAFVSLVRLKKERRIILFAPTFRDKVGDAFGSGSLDYAVLDRFLDKAGMHLVIKGHHLTGGRLVSSLPNITVFDNNADVYPLMPLVDLMVTDYSSIFMDYLLLDRPVLFFCPDYDEYIKRNRELQFPYETMTPGPKCRTQGELHEALAQVALGRDDYAKDRRALRDRAFLHTDGRASERIAAYLCDSSDPA; translated from the coding sequence GTGAGTGAGGTGAATGAGCGGGGAGCAATTGCCCGGACGACGAAAACGTCCCCCCGAGATCCGGACCGGCATGTTTTCATCGGCCAGAAGGACGGGCAGTTCCTGGGCAACGCGAAGCATCTTTTTCTGCATTTCGCGACACAGCGCCCCGAAGTGCCCGTCCACTTCCTGAGCCGCCGCAGGGATGTCTGCAAGATGCTCGGCGAGGCCGGGCTTCCCGCCCTTTTCTTTCCCTCGGACGAGGCTATCCAGACCCTTGCGGCCGCAGGCACCATTGTCGTGGATACCTTTGACTTCCGGCACGCCCCCTACGAACCGCTCGTGCGTGACGCCAGACTCATTCAACTGTGGCATGGCGTGGGCTTTAAGAAGATCGGGTTCATGGAGCGCGACTCCCGGGTGCCCGGCAACTATGAGGCTGCTGAACTGGAGCGCCTTTATTCGGGTTACGACACCGTGATCACGACCTCGCCCTTTTATGCCAACGAGGTCTTTGCCAAGGCGTTTCAGGCGAGGTGCGTGGCGCCCCTGGGCTACCCCCGCACGGATGTCCTCTTCCGCAGACCGGGCAAGCTCGATCTGCTCAATGCGGACTATGACGCCTTTGTGTCCCTGGTGCGCTTGAAGAAAGAGCGGCGGATCATCCTCTTCGCCCCGACCTTCAGGGACAAGGTGGGGGACGCCTTCGGTTCCGGCTCCCTGGATTACGCCGTGCTGGACCGATTCCTGGACAAGGCCGGGATGCACCTGGTGATCAAAGGGCATCACCTTACCGGCGGACGCCTGGTCTCGTCGTTGCCCAACATCACCGTCTTTGACAACAACGCCGACGTGTATCCGCTCATGCCTCTGGTGGATTTGATGGTCACGGACTATTCGTCGATTTTCATGGACTATCTGCTCCTTGACCGGCCCGTGCTCTTCTTCTGTCCAGACTATGACGAGTATATAAAGCGGAACAGGGAGTTGCAGTTTCCTTACGAGACCATGACCCCCGGACCCAAGTGCAGGACACAGGGCGAACTCCACGAGGCCCTGGCACAGGTCGCCCTTGGCCGTGACGACTATGCCAAGGATCGCCGCGCCCTTCGCGACAGGGCGTTTTTGCACACGGACGGCCGGGCCTCGGAGCGCATCGCCGCATACCTCTGCGACAGTTCGGACCCGGCCTGA
- the ispD gene encoding 2-C-methyl-D-erythritol 4-phosphate cytidylyltransferase: protein MRSKHYCILLAAGSGNRMNYTTPKQFLKIAGRTVLEHTLDVIDAHPDIDEIFIVIGNEYRISVEEILLRNNYGKVTKLLNGGSTRRESSASGISAVDEDDALVLLHDAVRPFLNHTIISECLSALSRYPAVDVAIAAVDTIIEVDAADRITHIPRRTSLRRGQTPQGFRAGVLREAHRLAMSDPDVEVTDDCGLVLRYGLGEVFVVPGDERNIKITYPEDLYLADKIFQINTVSVDHARITESVAGKTVVVFGASSGIGEHIVRLARDRGANVVGFSRSGGVDIRSYPAVERALEGVLDKFGRIDAVVNTAAVLRSGPLASRTIDSIEEEVAINYFGAINVIKAALPHLRLTRGAIAVFTSSSYTRGRALYSIYSSTKAAVVNLVQGLAEELWAEGVRINAINPERTNTPMRRRNFGIEPEHSLLAPERVAEATLTTLLADFSGMTVDVRRPQGGGGGE, encoded by the coding sequence ATGCGAAGCAAACACTACTGCATCCTCCTCGCGGCCGGCTCCGGCAACCGCATGAATTACACCACCCCGAAGCAGTTTCTCAAGATCGCGGGACGGACTGTTCTTGAGCACACCCTTGACGTTATCGACGCACACCCGGACATTGACGAGATATTCATCGTCATCGGCAACGAATACCGGATTTCCGTGGAGGAGATCTTGCTGCGCAACAACTACGGCAAGGTCACCAAGCTCCTCAATGGCGGCTCCACCAGAAGGGAAAGCTCGGCCTCGGGCATCAGCGCCGTCGACGAGGACGACGCCCTGGTGCTGCTGCACGATGCGGTGCGGCCCTTCCTCAACCACACGATCATTTCCGAGTGCCTGAGCGCCCTGTCGCGTTATCCGGCGGTGGATGTGGCCATCGCGGCGGTGGATACCATCATCGAGGTCGATGCGGCCGACCGCATCACGCATATTCCTCGCCGAACCTCCCTGCGCCGGGGCCAGACGCCACAGGGCTTCCGCGCCGGGGTTCTGCGCGAGGCCCACCGGCTGGCCATGAGCGACCCGGATGTGGAGGTGACGGACGACTGCGGTCTGGTGCTGCGCTATGGCCTCGGCGAGGTCTTTGTGGTGCCCGGCGACGAACGCAACATCAAGATCACCTACCCCGAGGACCTCTATCTGGCGGACAAGATCTTTCAGATCAACACGGTGAGTGTCGACCATGCCCGGATCACGGAATCCGTGGCAGGGAAGACGGTGGTGGTTTTCGGGGCGAGTAGCGGCATCGGCGAGCATATCGTTCGTCTGGCCAGGGATCGGGGGGCCAACGTGGTCGGGTTCTCCAGGTCCGGCGGTGTGGATATCCGCTCATATCCGGCAGTGGAGCGGGCCCTGGAGGGTGTGCTGGACAAATTCGGGCGCATCGATGCTGTGGTCAACACCGCAGCCGTGCTGCGCTCCGGCCCGCTGGCCTCGCGCACGATCGACTCCATCGAGGAGGAGGTGGCCATCAATTATTTCGGGGCCATCAACGTGATCAAGGCGGCCCTTCCGCACCTCAGGCTGACGCGGGGGGCCATCGCGGTCTTTACCTCCAGCTCCTACACCAGGGGGCGTGCGCTCTATTCCATCTACTCTTCGACCAAGGCCGCGGTGGTGAACCTCGTCCAAGGGTTGGCCGAAGAGCTGTGGGCCGAAGGCGTCCGCATCAACGCCATCAACCCGGAACGCACCAACACCCCCATGCGCAGGAGAAACTTCGGCATCGAGCCCGAGCACAGCCTGCTCGCCCCCGAGCGAGTGGCAGAGGCGACACTGACCACCCTGCTGGCGGATTTTTCCGGCATGACCGTGGATGTGCGGCGGCCCCAGGGAGGGGGCGGCGGTGAGTGA
- a CDS encoding 6-hydroxymethylpterin diphosphokinase MptE-like protein: protein MSFLYRSVVGGLDRSQWNGEAVVVFDSAPVDEGVPGNKVFRLHTLAPSAEPRPPAITPADLRDGVIFVLPDKEDAVNPEAVLDIQKRFVHAHYKYIAFPSRSHITVDPFSVRKKTHPDLFRTLNLLRNMPWALSSPLADKLSEARLGLPLLLLLPGPSVNDIAPQLPELRKHCLIACIARTLDICLEAGIHPDFVVQLDTFQVQRHFYDAIPALPETVLVALSLTPFHGYARKFRGVIMMDSFNLELLPNPSRLRESYVSSLTACLGLAEALGSPQAFVAGANLSFPPAPHAQGVWGCATSPIRLIEDSRTYLLSDRCGALVESRDWYIATATEADMFAEAIAGTAGTRFFSTTDGTLLSRKWFPHTPPRQIFSLPTIDRAAFLRDMDNVLARREEVDIAKTRLYLLSQLEEVRAAERQLAEGGPLSGDDPFVGMVKTLRDAPPGPETDIRGVAVRLHVAWRKALNNARLLVQGITLAERGKALPLLCFPKEIEAATSTLGRLIPKAKWEVYHIATGATPIPAGRQTVAHSGLLAWLDNRQVVFASARVLERFSHILELSPNENLFDSRLLFDQP from the coding sequence ATGTCGTTTCTGTACCGGAGCGTTGTCGGCGGGCTGGATCGGAGCCAGTGGAACGGGGAGGCCGTCGTCGTTTTCGACTCGGCTCCTGTGGACGAAGGCGTCCCCGGCAACAAGGTCTTCCGGCTACATACCCTTGCCCCGTCCGCGGAGCCAAGACCCCCGGCCATCACCCCGGCCGACCTGCGCGACGGCGTTATCTTCGTTCTCCCCGACAAGGAGGACGCCGTGAATCCTGAAGCAGTCCTGGACATTCAAAAGCGCTTCGTTCACGCCCATTACAAATACATTGCCTTTCCCAGCCGCTCTCACATCACGGTCGATCCTTTCAGCGTGCGAAAGAAGACCCATCCTGACCTATTTCGCACCCTGAACCTGCTTCGCAACATGCCTTGGGCGCTTTCCTCTCCCCTGGCGGACAAGCTTTCCGAGGCTCGGTTGGGGCTTCCCTTGCTTCTGTTGCTTCCCGGGCCGTCGGTCAATGACATCGCCCCGCAGCTGCCGGAACTCAGGAAACACTGTCTCATCGCCTGCATCGCCCGCACTTTGGACATTTGCCTTGAGGCAGGGATTCATCCTGATTTCGTCGTGCAGCTCGACACCTTCCAGGTGCAACGCCATTTCTACGACGCCATTCCCGCCTTGCCCGAGACCGTGCTGGTCGCCTTGTCGCTGACCCCGTTTCACGGCTACGCCCGCAAGTTCCGCGGAGTGATCATGATGGACAGCTTCAACCTGGAGCTGCTGCCCAATCCCTCCAGGCTGCGGGAGAGCTATGTGAGCAGCCTCACCGCCTGCCTGGGGCTGGCCGAGGCGTTGGGGTCGCCGCAGGCGTTCGTTGCCGGGGCCAACCTTTCGTTTCCCCCGGCACCCCATGCGCAGGGGGTCTGGGGCTGCGCGACGAGCCCAATCCGCCTCATCGAGGACAGCCGCACCTACCTCCTCAGCGATCGGTGCGGCGCACTGGTGGAAAGCCGGGACTGGTACATCGCAACGGCCACGGAGGCGGATATGTTTGCCGAGGCCATAGCAGGAACCGCAGGCACCCGTTTTTTCAGCACCACCGACGGTACGCTGCTCTCGCGGAAGTGGTTTCCCCATACGCCGCCGCGCCAGATATTCTCGCTCCCCACCATCGACCGGGCTGCCTTCCTTCGCGACATGGACAACGTCCTTGCCCGGCGCGAGGAGGTGGACATCGCCAAAACCCGGCTGTATCTGCTCAGTCAGTTGGAGGAGGTCCGGGCGGCCGAGCGGCAACTCGCCGAAGGCGGCCCTTTGTCCGGGGACGACCCCTTCGTCGGCATGGTCAAGACCCTGCGCGACGCTCCCCCCGGCCCGGAAACGGACATCAGGGGTGTGGCTGTCCGCCTGCACGTCGCGTGGAGAAAGGCTCTGAACAATGCCCGGCTGCTGGTCCAGGGAATCACTCTTGCCGAACGGGGCAAGGCTTTGCCCCTGCTCTGTTTTCCAAAAGAGATCGAGGCGGCAACGTCCACTCTGGGCCGTCTCATCCCAAAGGCGAAATGGGAAGTGTATCACATCGCCACCGGGGCAACCCCCATCCCGGCGGGCCGGCAGACCGTGGCCCATTCGGGCCTGCTCGCCTGGCTGGACAACCGCCAGGTGGTATTTGCCTCCGCCAGGGTGCTTGAAAGGTTCTCCCACATCCTCGAACTCTCGCCCAACGAAAACCTGTTCGACTCGCGACTGCTTTTCGATCAACCTTAA
- a CDS encoding class I SAM-dependent methyltransferase, translating into MDDAAILERIRKGMQRSDVFNLIPASSSRILDIGYGDGNLLLRLKHQKNCTELYGIETHKSRFNSMEGMLDGNWNMCLGPEDNHLDDKFIGYFNYIIMHDVLEHIYDPWMFLSYIRRYASPECRLLLVCPNAQYWQTIFSLLQGDFPYGLDGHYNEDHIRWFTPKSMIEMALLAGLKIEECHLLLSSKINGDLLGFINSNANKGNILPMPPQGFDHRQYINFFPPILDDLSHDAGVDVLFRNGGTKGYLGFYAVKILLISTVAHMDEELDRMTTGTMKVRRRLFMEKHAASYAKRLPREWKAYIWQPG; encoded by the coding sequence ATGGATGATGCCGCTATTCTTGAACGCATTCGCAAGGGGATGCAACGCAGCGATGTCTTCAACCTGATTCCGGCGTCGTCATCCCGGATTCTGGACATCGGGTACGGCGACGGAAATCTCCTGCTGCGGCTGAAGCATCAGAAAAACTGCACGGAACTGTACGGCATCGAAACCCACAAATCCCGGTTCAATAGCATGGAAGGGATGCTGGACGGCAACTGGAACATGTGCCTTGGCCCGGAAGACAACCATCTTGATGACAAGTTCATCGGATATTTCAACTACATCATCATGCACGATGTCCTGGAACACATCTACGACCCATGGATGTTCCTCTCATACATCCGCAGATACGCATCCCCTGAGTGCCGACTCCTGCTCGTATGCCCCAACGCCCAATACTGGCAGACGATCTTTTCTCTGCTGCAGGGAGACTTTCCTTACGGGTTGGACGGGCATTACAATGAAGACCACATTCGATGGTTCACGCCGAAATCCATGATAGAAATGGCCCTGCTGGCCGGGCTCAAGATCGAGGAGTGCCACCTGCTGCTCTCCTCGAAAATCAACGGCGACCTGCTTGGTTTCATCAACAGCAACGCCAACAAGGGAAACATTCTCCCCATGCCGCCCCAGGGCTTCGACCATCGCCAATACATCAACTTCTTTCCCCCGATCCTTGATGACCTGAGCCATGACGCCGGAGTGGACGTTCTCTTCCGAAACGGAGGAACCAAGGGGTATCTCGGGTTTTATGCGGTGAAGATTCTCCTGATCAGCACGGTGGCCCACATGGACGAGGAGCTCGACAGGATGACTACCGGGACCATGAAGGTCCGCAGACGCCTCTTCATGGAGAAGCATGCGGCCTCCTATGCGAAACGGCTTCCCAGGGAGTGGAAGGCCTATATCTGGCAACCGGGCTAG
- a CDS encoding TatD family hydrolase, with amino-acid sequence MAKKKVRPEPESLNLPLVGMESHAHLDLGDFDGDREAILERARAAGVSHLINVFLGPDAYERGRSLFDDHPEVSFLLGVHPNDADRLTDVALARMRDHFVADPRLRGLGEIGLDYYWERVPHDIQQRAFVRQLELARELGLPVVIHSRDADADTLALLTENGFRDYPVLWHCFGAGLDLARSVVDNGWHVSIPGTVTYRRTDDLQAAVARIPFERLLLETDCPFLAPEPWRGKRNHPALLAFTAKRVAEIKGRSVEDIWRITGDNARRFFGL; translated from the coding sequence ATGGCAAAGAAGAAAGTCCGCCCGGAACCCGAATCCCTAAACCTGCCGCTGGTGGGCATGGAATCCCACGCCCATCTGGACCTCGGCGACTTCGACGGGGACCGGGAGGCGATTCTCGAACGCGCCCGCGCCGCCGGGGTGTCGCACCTGATCAACGTCTTTCTCGGCCCGGACGCCTATGAGCGCGGCCGGTCGCTCTTTGACGACCATCCCGAGGTCTCCTTTCTGCTCGGGGTGCATCCCAACGATGCGGACAGGCTCACTGACGTGGCCCTTGCCCGCATGCGCGACCACTTTGTCGCCGACCCGAGGCTTCGCGGCCTGGGAGAGATCGGCCTCGACTACTACTGGGAGCGCGTTCCCCACGACATCCAGCAGCGGGCCTTTGTCCGTCAGCTTGAGCTGGCCCGGGAGCTGGGGCTGCCCGTGGTCATCCATTCCCGCGACGCCGATGCCGACACCCTGGCCCTGCTCACGGAAAACGGATTCCGGGACTATCCGGTGCTCTGGCACTGCTTTGGCGCCGGGCTCGACCTGGCCCGCAGCGTGGTGGACAACGGCTGGCACGTCTCCATCCCCGGCACAGTCACCTACAGGAGGACCGACGACCTCCAGGCCGCCGTGGCCCGCATCCCCTTCGAGCGGCTCCTGCTGGAAACGGATTGTCCCTTCCTGGCGCCCGAGCCGTGGCGCGGCAAGCGCAACCACCCGGCGCTGCTGGCCTTCACCGCCAAGCGGGTGGCGGAGATCAAGGGCCGCAGCGTGGAAGACATCTGGCGGATCACCGGGGACAACGCCCGGCGCTTCTTCGGCCTGTAG
- a CDS encoding glycosyltransferase family 1 protein: MKTYIFLPPVSKPTGGVTVLRQMADILHQAGREARLVEREGGSWRPEGLADAAPVLAWNDLRLAPDDLWLVPEGWPNALAPGLEARSRCVVYVQNWAYLFSALPPGVAWSGLPVSFLAVSDPVAHFIRQATRQDAPVLRPGIDRAIFRRQDSRPTAARDKAVTVAFMPRKNKGVAAQIRAVFEHRNGPGAVRWLPIEGLDAFGVAKALNSAHIFLMTGFPEGCPLPPLEAMACGCLPVGFTGLGGWDYMRQVQADPRFMPWWPLREVAWSGNGLWCADGDVLDAALCLEQAADLIREGGPELDAVLAAGQETASAYSTERQRKSVLALWDAW, from the coding sequence ATGAAAACATACATTTTTCTGCCCCCGGTCAGCAAACCCACTGGCGGAGTCACTGTCCTGCGCCAGATGGCGGACATCCTGCATCAGGCAGGGCGCGAGGCCCGTCTGGTGGAGCGCGAGGGCGGAAGCTGGCGGCCCGAAGGGCTGGCCGACGCGGCCCCGGTCCTGGCCTGGAATGACCTGCGTCTGGCCCCGGACGACCTCTGGCTGGTGCCCGAAGGGTGGCCCAACGCCCTGGCTCCCGGGCTGGAGGCCCGGAGCCGCTGTGTCGTCTATGTCCAGAACTGGGCCTACCTCTTCTCGGCCCTGCCGCCCGGCGTGGCCTGGAGCGGCCTGCCTGTTTCATTTCTGGCCGTGTCCGATCCCGTGGCCCATTTCATCAGACAGGCCACCCGTCAGGATGCCCCGGTCCTGCGGCCAGGCATCGACCGCGCCATCTTCCGGCGTCAGGACTCCCGGCCGACCGCTGCCAGGGACAAGGCCGTGACCGTGGCCTTCATGCCGCGCAAGAACAAGGGAGTGGCCGCTCAGATCAGGGCGGTGTTCGAACACCGCAACGGGCCGGGCGCGGTGCGCTGGCTGCCCATTGAAGGGCTGGATGCCTTTGGCGTGGCCAAGGCCCTGAACTCGGCGCACATCTTTTTGATGACCGGATTTCCCGAGGGGTGTCCCCTGCCGCCGCTGGAGGCCATGGCCTGCGGCTGTCTGCCCGTGGGCTTCACGGGACTTGGCGGGTGGGACTACATGCGCCAGGTCCAGGCCGACCCCCGCTTCATGCCCTGGTGGCCGCTTCGCGAGGTGGCTTGGTCCGGCAACGGCCTGTGGTGCGCCGACGGCGACGTGCTGGACGCGGCCCTGTGCCTCGAGCAGGCCGCGGACCTGATCCGAGAGGGCGGGCCGGAGCTTGACGCCGTGCTCGCGGCAGGGCAGGAAACGGCCAGCGCGTATTCCACGGAAAGGCAGAGGAAATCGGTCCTGGCCCTGTGGGACGCATGGTGA
- a CDS encoding DMT family transporter translates to MRAILTPGMRYMLIGTFFFSVGSLLIKLAGERVPTLEMLFIRGMVGIGFVWFILRRTGVGMLGTRRALLLLRGVIGFAALFAEFYAIIHLPLADATVILFTHPAVVALLAWMVLGERIGPRGLMAVAVSLTGVAVVCRPAFLFGGGPSSLDPLAVTVALCGVVVTSLAILAVRSLARTEHPAVVMLYPPLVITVLSPILASGWVWPTALEWTYLLGIAAFMNAGQYYMTRGYAIESAARISAVTCLEIVFAAFWGASVLGEIPDGWTVAGGALIVAGTIALGRGDEPQPAPDTPTGA, encoded by the coding sequence ATGCGCGCCATCCTCACCCCGGGCATGCGGTACATGCTCATCGGCACTTTTTTCTTCTCCGTGGGATCGCTCCTGATCAAGCTCGCGGGAGAGCGGGTGCCCACCTTGGAAATGCTCTTCATCCGGGGTATGGTGGGTATCGGCTTTGTCTGGTTCATCCTGCGCCGCACCGGGGTGGGCATGCTCGGCACCCGCAGGGCGCTGCTGCTCCTGCGCGGGGTGATCGGGTTCGCGGCGCTGTTCGCCGAGTTCTACGCCATCATCCATCTTCCCCTGGCCGATGCCACGGTCATCCTCTTCACCCACCCGGCCGTGGTGGCCCTGCTGGCCTGGATGGTGTTGGGCGAGCGCATCGGCCCGCGGGGGCTCATGGCCGTGGCCGTCAGCCTGACCGGCGTGGCCGTGGTCTGTCGTCCGGCCTTTCTCTTCGGCGGCGGCCCGTCAAGCCTCGACCCCCTGGCCGTGACCGTCGCCCTGTGCGGGGTGGTGGTCACTTCCCTGGCCATCCTGGCCGTACGCTCCCTGGCAAGGACCGAGCATCCGGCCGTGGTCATGCTCTACCCGCCCCTGGTCATCACCGTGCTTTCGCCCATCCTGGCATCGGGCTGGGTCTGGCCCACCGCACTGGAATGGACCTATCTCCTCGGCATTGCGGCCTTCATGAACGCGGGCCAGTATTACATGACCCGAGGCTACGCCATCGAGTCCGCAGCCCGCATCAGCGCCGTGACCTGCCTTGAGATCGTGTTCGCCGCCTTTTGGGGCGCCTCGGTCCTGGGCGAGATACCCGACGGCTGGACCGTGGCCGGCGGAGCGCTCATCGTTGCCGGGACCATCGCCCTGGGCCGGGGCGATGAACCGCAACCCGCCCCGGATACGCCCACAGGCGCATGA
- a CDS encoding protoporphyrinogen/coproporphyrinogen oxidase, with protein sequence MKKKYLIIGAGPTGLGAAHRLRELGADDLLVLERHGHAGGLSASFKDDKGFTWDIGGHVVFSHYEYFDALLDSLLGDERLEHQRESWVRSCSTWLPYPFQNNIRHLPPQARWECVEGLLPGNRPEAAPADFGQWIEGVFGTGIAKYFMNPYNFKVWATPLELMQFGWIGERVSVVDLRRVLRNIILERDDVSWGPNNTFKFPLHGGTGEIFRRLAARLDGFIEYGQEVAAIDASARTVTTKAGLTVEYETLLNTAPLDILASRWLADRDQTMVEAADRLTHNSVYVAGVGLDIQREAERNPRCWMYFPEQDSPFYRVTNFHNYSPNNVARPGRQLAFMCETSYSAHKPEKLDELMDQTIAGLVNTSLLDAARAADVLTRWETAVDYGYPVPCLERDGALKAIQPRLEALGIFSRGRFGGWKYEVGNMDHSVMQGVEWADRMISGTPETTYRWE encoded by the coding sequence GTGAAAAAAAAATACCTGATCATCGGCGCAGGCCCCACCGGGCTCGGCGCGGCCCATCGGCTGCGCGAACTGGGCGCAGACGACCTCCTCGTACTCGAGCGGCACGGCCACGCGGGCGGACTCTCGGCCAGCTTCAAGGATGACAAGGGCTTTACCTGGGACATCGGCGGCCATGTGGTCTTTTCGCACTACGAGTATTTCGACGCCCTGCTCGACTCCCTCCTCGGCGACGAGCGGCTGGAGCACCAGCGCGAGTCCTGGGTCCGATCCTGCTCGACCTGGCTGCCATACCCCTTTCAGAACAATATCCGCCACCTGCCCCCCCAGGCCCGCTGGGAATGCGTGGAGGGACTTCTGCCCGGCAATCGGCCCGAGGCCGCCCCGGCCGACTTCGGCCAGTGGATCGAAGGCGTTTTCGGCACGGGCATCGCCAAATATTTCATGAACCCCTACAATTTCAAGGTCTGGGCCACCCCTCTCGAGCTGATGCAGTTCGGCTGGATCGGCGAACGGGTCAGCGTGGTGGACCTGCGCCGCGTGCTCAGGAACATCATCCTTGAGCGCGACGATGTCTCCTGGGGGCCGAACAACACCTTCAAGTTCCCGCTGCACGGCGGCACCGGAGAAATCTTCCGACGGCTGGCCGCCCGCCTCGACGGGTTCATCGAATACGGACAGGAAGTGGCCGCCATCGACGCCTCGGCCAGGACCGTGACCACCAAGGCCGGGTTGACCGTGGAATACGAGACCCTGCTCAACACTGCGCCGCTTGACATCCTGGCCTCGCGCTGGCTGGCGGACAGGGACCAGACCATGGTCGAGGCCGCGGACCGTCTGACCCACAACTCGGTTTATGTGGCCGGAGTGGGCCTCGACATCCAGCGCGAGGCCGAGCGCAACCCACGCTGCTGGATGTATTTCCCTGAGCAGGACTCCCCCTTCTACCGGGTTACCAATTTCCACAACTACTCGCCAAACAACGTGGCCCGGCCCGGCCGACAACTGGCCTTCATGTGCGAGACCTCCTATTCGGCCCACAAGCCGGAAAAGCTCGACGAACTGATGGACCAGACCATCGCGGGTCTGGTAAACACCTCCCTGCTGGACGCGGCCAGAGCGGCCGATGTCCTGACCCGATGGGAGACCGCCGTGGACTACGGCTATCCCGTGCCCTGCCTTGAGCGCGACGGCGCACTCAAGGCCATTCAGCCCCGGCTCGAAGCCCTCGGCATCTTCTCCCGAGGCCGCTTCGGCGGCTGGAAATACGAGGTGGGCAATATGGACCACTCGGTCATGCAGGGCGTGGAATGGGCGGACAGGATGATCTCCGGCACTCCCGAAACCACCTACCGCTGGGAATAG